A single genomic interval of Helianthus annuus cultivar XRQ/B chromosome 6, HanXRQr2.0-SUNRISE, whole genome shotgun sequence harbors:
- the LOC110904300 gene encoding LOB domain-containing protein 30, giving the protein MSANPSTSHTGGSGGSSTGGGGVGGPCGACKFLRRKCVAGCIFAPYFDSEQGAIHFAAVHKVFGASNVSKLLLHIPVNKRPDAVVSICYEAQARLRDPVYGCVAHLFALQQQVANLQAEISYLQSHLATLEAPTPPPPTQPRDPPSEFSIASLPVTSCVPANYDLSVLFDPMVQSSTWPMQPSPRHMDPVQFSGGNAMDTPPQHSSCGIGDPHEVARELLQRQGTESSETLTLPPHSS; this is encoded by the exons ATGAGTGCAAATCCTAGCACTAGTCACACCGGTGGTAGTGGCGGAAGTAGCACCGGTGGCGGCGGTGTTGGTGGGCCGTGTGGAGCTTGCAAGTTCTTGAGAAGAAAGTGTGTGGCAGGCTGCATATTCGCACCATATTTCGATTCGGAACAAGGTGCGATCCATTTCGCAGCCGTGCACAAGGTGTTTGGAGCCAGTAATGTCTCCAAGCTCCTGTTACATATTCCGGTTAACAAGCGGCCCGATGCCGTGGTGAGCATATGTTATGAGGCTCAAGCCAGGCTTCGAGACCCTGTCTATGGCTGCGTTGCTCATCTCTTTGCCCTTCAACAACAG GTTGCGAATTTACAAGCTGAGATCTCTTATCTTCAATCGCACCTAGCAACCCTAGAGGCTCCAACGCCTCCACCACCAACTCAACCACGAGATCCACCCTCCGAATTTTCCATCGCCAGCCTTCCGGTAACCTCATGTGTTCCAGCCAACTATGATCTATCAGTACTTTTCGATCCAATGGTTCAATCTTCTACGTGGCCCATGCAACCATCACCACGACATATGGATCCCGTTCAATTCAGTGGTGGCAACGCCATGGACACTCCGCCACAACATAGCAGTTGTGGCATCGGTGATCCGCATGAGGTGGCTAGGGAACTTTTGCAAAGGCAGGGCACTGAATCTTCGGAAACTTTAACCTTGCCACCACATAGTAGCTGA